A window of the Labeo rohita strain BAU-BD-2019 chromosome 1, IGBB_LRoh.1.0, whole genome shotgun sequence genome harbors these coding sequences:
- the dkk2 gene encoding dickkopf-related protein 2 has protein sequence MLNVSRSRSFWMLMLIIAVVRMGETQATESEAQVNSIKSLEPQSAATNRSSGIPKKGNIPAQGHPCSSDNECSVGTYCHSPQHAPSRCLTCRRRKKRCHRDSMCCPGNRCSNYICIPISERVLSSHKSPMEEHNKLSLKDKGWRRNGKPHAKISIKGHEGDPCLRSSDCSEGYCCARHFWTKICKPVLRQGEVCTKQRKKGSHNLEIFQRCDCAKGLACKVWKDATSFSRSRLHVCQRI, from the exons ATGCTGAACGTTTCCCGGAGTCGGAGCTTTTGGATGTTGATGCTGATCATCGCGGTAGTGCGGATGGGAGAAACTCAGGCGACCGAGAGCGAAGCCCAGGTCAACTCCATCAAATCTCTGGAGCCACAGTCCGCCGCCACCAACCGCTCCAGCGGCATCCCGAAGAAAGGCAACATTCCCGCTCAG gggCATCCATGCAGCAGTGATAACGAATGCTCTGTGGGAACGTACTGCCACAGTCCTCAACACGCGCCGTCCCGCTGCCTCACCTGCCGCAGGAGAAAGAAGCGCTGCCACAGAGACAGCATGTGCTGCCCCGGCAATCGCTGCAGCAACT aTATCTGCATCCCGATCTCAGAGCGTGTCCTGTCCTCACACAAGTCACCTATGGAGGAGCACAACAAGCTTTCCCTCAAAGACAAAGGCTGGAGGAGGAACGGCAAACCTCATGCCAAGATCTCTATCAAAG GTCACGAGGGCGACCCTTGCCTGCGATCGTCCGACTGCTCGGAGGGCTACTGCTGCGCTCGCCACTTCTGGACGAAAATCTGCAAACCTGTGCTGCGGCAGGGCGAAGTCTGCACCAAACAGCGCAAGAAAGGCTCCCACAACCTGGAGATCTTCCAGCGCTGTGACTGCGCCAAAGGACTCGCCTGCAAGGTGTGGAAAGACGCCACCTCCTTCTCCAGGTCCAGGCTGCACGTGTGCCAGAGGATCTGA